A single genomic interval of Malania oleifera isolate guangnan ecotype guangnan chromosome 11, ASM2987363v1, whole genome shotgun sequence harbors:
- the LOC131167448 gene encoding uncharacterized protein LOC131167448: MFLKGDELSNHIDSSTQVPTDEKEFAQRDVKDAKVISWLLGTIESHLVTNLRCFTTAQAMWDYLHRIYHQDHSARKFQLELEISNYNQGNLSIKQVYSSFINLWKEYFAIVHANISPTALATLQAVHAESQHDQFLMKLRLEFEPVRASLLIRNPVPS; the protein is encoded by the coding sequence ATGTTCTTAAAAGGGGATGAATTATCAAATCATATTGATAGTTCAACTCAAGTTCCCACTGATGAAAAGGAATTTGCACAACGGGATGTCAAGGATGCTAAGGTGATCTCTTGGCTATTGGGGACAATTGAGTCTCACCTTGTGACCAATCTTCGCTGTTTTACTACAGCTCAGGCTATGTGGGATTATCTCCACCGTATTTACCACCAAGATCACAGTGCTCGGAAGTTTCAATTGGAGTTGGAAATTAGTAATTACAATCAAGGTAATTTATCTATTAAACAAGTTTATTCTAGTTTTATTAATCTTTGGAAAGAGTATTTTGCTATTGTTCATGCTAACATTTCCCCTACGGCACTTGCGACTCTTCAAGCGGTTCATGCTGAGAGTCAACACGATCAGTTTTTGATGAAACTTCGACTTGAATTTGAGCCTGTTCGAGCCAGTTTATTGATACGTAATCCGGTTCCTTCTTAG